TTACCAACTGATTAAGCTGTGAAATCGTATCCACATCCGTCTGATAGCGTTTTGCTAGATTAAAGACGGTGTCTCCCTTCACTACAGTGATCAGCGTATAGGGCTTTTTTTTCGCCTCTACTTCATCTTCTTTTCCTTGCATACCATTCACAGATAGATAGAGAAGTAACAACGTGCACAATAAGAATAAGCATCGTTTAAGCATCTTATCCGTCTCCCTCATAGATTAATAGATACATCGTTTTATTCTCAAGGTTGACCAAAAGATACTACTTCTATACCTATCTTCAACAAGATCTTTAGTATAGGTAATTTACATTTTATGCTAAGACGATAGCTTATGGGGACGCGAACGCTCATACTGATCGTGGATAAGAATCACACTGAAAAAGAATAACAATCCGATTTGGGGGGTTTGGATCGGATGATCATACATCCCGTGGCTTAAAAGCGCCACCACAACAGAGGTGAGCATCCCTGCTAATCGTTTTTCAACCCGAAGGATCGCATCTTTGCGCCAGCGGCGAGCACGGGAAATGGTTAAAACAACCAATAAACAGAATCCCACAAATCCAGCTACACCATATTCACTCGCCACACTGAGAAACGTGTTATGCGCATGATTAATAGTATCCCCGGTACGTTCGTAAAAAAGTTGCCCAAAGCGAAGGGGGAGGGTTCCTAATGCCCAATGATCTAGAAATATTTGAAACGAATTTTGCCAGACACCAATCCTCACCTTGGCTGTAGCAAATAACGTTTCTTCCCGTGGAATTAACGTTCGATTGGTATATACCAATGCTGCCAATCCCACCAAGCTAAGAAATAATCCTACTGTTCGTTTACGGTTGCCCGTCATCCATACTTGCACCAAAAGACCAATCAGTAGTCCCACCCAAGCTCCGCGCGATCCCGTGAACCAGATGGTGGTGCAATAGAAGAAAAAGCAAGCGAGCGCAAACCACTTTTGCCATTTTACAGTCAATACGTAGGCAGCATAAATACTGATCAATGCTAAACAAATAAACATTGCTGCCGCTAAATTAGAATTAAGTGCTGTGGCCACAACTCTCGTATGAGAAATGTTTTGCAAAGGATAATAGCCTAAGATAAAGAGGAGGGGCTCTTTATACATAGGAAACCATCCTAGACGTTGTAAAGTCGCTACCACGGCAGGGTACAATCCTAATAGCCAAAACAGCAAATACACCCGCTGTATCTGCCTCCACGTCCAGCCCAGAGACTTCACCCATAAACTAAGGGTGTAGTATAGAAAAAACGTAAGCATTGGAATAAGTACAATTGGAATACCATAATAATAGACCGGCTCCAGTACCCAACTTAGTAATGAGATCGCCATTAGCAACAAAAAGAATCCTTCTGGCCATGCTTTCACTTTCCAATTGAATTGCCTTTGTACCACACTTTGAATTCCCATCCATGCAAGGATCAGCACAGGAATCACAGGAGAGATCAAAATCGATATGTATAACGCGAGCACGAATTTCTCCCGCTGATCAAGAGTATTGTATATAGATCTTAGCTTTTCTTTCATAATTACCTCCAGGTAAAGACCCGTCTCAATTATAAACCCGTCATCATATAAGACCACAAAATTGCACTTTTGTAAAACCCCTCTTAGCAGTTAGCAGCAAAGAGGCGATTCTGCAATAATTGTCATGATTTTATCATGATATAACGATACCAGTAAAACACCCAAATATTTCAACATTATTTTCTTTCTATTATGTAGCATGCTTAGCTTGACAAAAACTAAAAGAAAAAATAATGTGGTGTTAATATACTATAACGGTGGATATCTCAAGATGTACCAAGGGAGGGTGAAAAATGAACGGAAATCACATTACAGTGCCAAGTGGGCTATTTCTTCTGCAATCGTTAGTCCAATTTGAGCAAACCCTTCTCCATCACCGCTCCTTACATGATTTACTTAATCAAACCCTTCATCATATCTGTACACTAACTCCCTTTACACGCGGTTGTTTGTTTTGGCATTCCCCTCTTTCCCATCTCCCCGGTCAAATCTATACCTACCGTGTGGAAGAAGGCGAAGTCTCCAATACTGTTAAGCCCTTCTACCCCATTCAGGAATTTTGTCCAATGCTCTCAACAGGCCGGCCTCTCTACCTCAATAATGTAAGCCCTTACATTCCGAGTAAATGGGTAGAACAATTTCATCTCAGTTCAGTCTATGTCGTCCCTCTTCGTGGACAACACCAAAAATTAGCAGGAGTATTCATATTAGATATTGATGGTCGTCCGTTCCAGCCCACTTCAGAACTATCTCATTTGCTTGAAACACTTCATCTCCAGATCCTTCTCGCCATCCGTCCCTATCTCATGCCTAATTCAACGACATCACCCTCTCCTCTGAGTACGCGTGAGCAACAGGTGCTCCAACAAATTGCGAAAGGATACAACACAAAGAAGATCGCTCAATCTCTTTTGATTAGCGATCATACCGTCAATGAATACGCCAGTTCCATCCTCTATAAACTAGAAGCCAAAAACCGCGCAGAAGCGGTCGCAGTAGGATTAAGAAAGGGCTGGATCGAATAATCCAGCCCTTTCTTTATAAACTAACCTTCTTCTTACAACGAGGGACTTCATACTATATATTTCTCATAAAAAAGCACCCCGTTTTTACTTTCTACAGGGTGCTTTAAACCAAGCTACACACTCCACATGACTGGTCTGAGGAAACATGTCAACAGGTTGGACTTCTTGAATCAACCATCCCTTCTCCTGTAGATAGCGGCTATCGCGCGCTAGTGTAGATGGGTTGCAAGAAACATAAACAAGGCGGTCAGGGTTCATTTCCACAATAGCGTCCAATAGCTCAGGAGCACACCCTTTTCGCGGCGGGTCGACAACAACCACCTCTGGTGTGATCCCTTGCTGCTGCCATTGAGGCATCACCTCTTCCGCTAAGCCAGCTTCAAAGTGGACATGCTCCACTCCGTTTAAACTAGCGTTTTTCTTAGCGTCCTCGATCGCTTGCGGTACGGATTCTATTCCGTACACATACCCCGCATGCTCTGCTAGATAAAGTGCAATCGTACCAATACCACAGTAAGCATCAATCACCGTTTCTGTTCCTGACAGCTGTGCATATTGTCGTACTTGCTCATATAATACTTCTGTCTGTTCGGGATTAACCTGATAAAAAGAGTGTGGAGAAATAGAAAAGGTAACTTTACCGATCATATCTTGGATATAAGGCTCCCCCCACAACAATTTATTCTCCCGTCCCATAATGACATTGTTTTTCTGTTGATTAATATTATGAACAATTGACTTTACCTGTGGGAGGCGACTCTGTAGAGCTCGCACTACTTTCGCCTGCTGTGGTAACTCCTTGCCATTTGTGACCAGGATCACCATCTGTTCGTTCGTCTTCACCCCGGTACGAACGATGATATGACGTAATAGTCCTTGATGGGTCTTCTCATTGTAAATAGAGAGTCCACACTCCTGCGCTATTTCCTTCACCATGCGCACCGTTTCATCATTTTCCGGTCGTTGAATAAGGCATTGATCCATATCGATAATATGGTGCGTTCCCGCTTGATAAAAGCCTGCCACTATTTTCCCTTTGTTTTTCGCCACAGGTACTTGCGCCTTATTGCGATATTGCCACGGGTTATCCATCCCCTTAACAGGATGAATGTGAACATGGCTCAATTTAGCGATTCGCTCAAATTGATCCTGTACCTGCTCACGTTTCATCTCTAACTGTGCTGTATAAGATAAATGTTGCACCTGACATCCACCACAGCGATCATATATAGGACAAGGTGGCTGGACACGAGCCGGACTCTCCTTCTCCCAACTTTTAACGTGAGCCTTTCCATATGTTTTTTTCACTTGAACCACTTGTACCTCTACAATTTCTCCAGGAATAGCCTGAGGTACAAATAATGTAAACCCATCCACTCTGCCAATCCCATCACCGGAATGACTCTGACCTGTTATCTCAATTGTAACCCGTTCTCCTGGCTGTACCGGTGGCTTACTCATACATCTATCTCCTTCTCTTCCCTACTTCCCTACTTCCCTACTTCCCTCAACAGATCAATTCAAGATGATGCGGGAATACTTCAAACGTACCGGAAACGGTACCTCCCCATTCCCCGTCCACATTAAGCTGCATTTCGCTTGAAGAATGTACTTCAACTCGGTCTGTCTGGAAGTAGAGCACATGTGAGTCCTGGGGGTGCTCTCCTTTTAGTAGCAAACTAATAAGATGAATAAGATCTGGCAATCCACACTTCCGTACCCCTAATACATCTAACTTCCCATCTGTCATAGTGGCCTGCGGTGCCAAGCGAGGAAATCCACCAATCGCAGGACTATTAGCTACGATAAGTAAAATTAACTCTTCTTCATATGAGTGCGAAGCCGTTTTCAACTCCACTGGAAATGGCTCAACTAATTTACTTAGCCTCTCTAATCCCTTAGCATAGTAAGCCGCTTGACCTAGAACAGTCTTGAGGCGACTAGGAACTTCGTATGTTATCTCCGTGAGTGACCCAGCTGCCGCCACATTTAAGAAATAGCGCCCATTCACTTTACCAATGTCTACTTTCTTACCACTACCTTTTCCTAGTACCTCAGTCGCTTGCAACAAATCCCGTGGCAGACCCAAAGCGCGAGCAAAGTCATTGCTCGTTCCCCCCGGAATAATTCCTAGCTGAGGACGTTGATCAAGCACTGACAATCCATTTATCACTTCATGGATAGTACCGTCTCCACCAGCTGCGATAACAACATCATATCCATTTTCACCCGCCTGCTTCGCTGCCTCCGCCGCGTCCCATCTTCCCGTTGTTGCATGACAAGACGTTTGCAAACCACACTCTTCCAGTTTGTTTAAGATTGCAGACAGTTTTCGTTCCACCGCTTCCCTTCCCGCAGATGGATTATAGATTAATCGCGCTCGTCTCATTTTTTCTCTCCCCCCAATGGTCTATTCGTACCTCTTGGCGCTTATGGTGTAGTGAAGCCATCTATTTGTCCAATGGAGGTTATCCCATGTCCGATCAAGCTCCTTCTGAAGAGACACCCCCCTCATCAGAGAAACCATCCGCTCCTCCAGAACAAGATAAGTCGGAAACAGAAAAAAATCTCCAAGCACAAAGTGATGTACAACAAGCAATCTATGCAGAAGAAGTCATTTGCTCACTTACTGCCCAAATCTTACTCGTTCACCAGACCCCTTCTGCCCCGGCGTTGTGGAACGAAGTAATTAGAGAAAACCATGAAACATGTTATCACTTGCTAACGGCGATGGGATGCATAAAGCGAATGCAATGTGGAGACTGGCATCCGCAACTACTATCCACTCTCGTTCACTGCCTTTACTACACTCGCACACACTTACGTTCCCGAGCCGGCTACCTAAATCAATTGTGCACAGCAACATCCACTACTGAGAAAACAGCCATCCAAGCACTGATGCACTGGGCTGCAATCGAAGAAGAGCACCTGCAATGTGCCATGTTCTCCGTCCAAGCGATTATCGGTTTAGACCGCTGGAACGAGTTAGCTGAAGGAAAGTAGCGCTCTAATCATCTGATTTTCTAAGCCTCCGTTGCGCTTGTAAGGAAAAGAAAGCAAAGAATAGACTAATGATCCCCATCAAGTAATTGCTCTCATCTGCATAGAAGAACTGAATCAACGCATTTCCCATTAAAACCGCTGTTAACAGCAAATAGATAGGACGAGAAAATGGTTTCCCTATAAACTCGAAAATCAGGACAAAGAAATACAGCGCGATCGAAAAATAATGCACAGCAAACATCGGCTGTGGGTTTACAGTCAAATAGGAAATCCCCCCTATGATCATAAAAACAACAATTAACGCATATAACACAACCATCATACGTAACGCACCTCAATTCTGTCTTACTTAAAAATAGGAAGGAAGAAGACGCCCGCTTTTTAGAAAAGCGGGCCGCCTTCTCTTAGTCGTTCATCTTTTTGAGAATCATCTCATTTACCATTTGCGGGTTGGCTTGACCACGTGTCTGCTTCATCACTTGCCCCACCAGAAAGCCTAGTGCGCGATCTTTGCCGTTTCGATAGTCGATCACCGATTGCGGATTTTCCTGGAGAACTGCTACCACCATCTCCTCTAGCTTTCCTTCATCACTGATCTGCACCCATCCTTTATCTTTCACAATCTGCTCAGGATCTCCACCGTGCTCAATCAGTTCACGGAATACTTTCTTCCCTATTTTATTGCTGATCGTTCCCTGCTGAATAAGGGTAATCATCTTCGTAAGCGAAGCTGGCGAAAGTAATATATCGGACAGCATCCTCTCCTCTTTATTGAGGAAGGCGAGCAACTCACCCGTAATCCAGTTAGCTGCCAGTTTTGCGTCTGCTCCTTGTTCCATTGTTGCATCGAAAAAATCCGCCGTTGACTTCGCCGACACGAGTATGCTTGCATCGTATCTAGAAAGCCCACATTCGTTTATATAACGTTGTTGACGTGTATCAGGTAGTTCAGGGATTTGAGCACGCACGCTCTCCTTCCATACTGGGTCCAACTCCAACTTGACAAGGTCTGGTTCAGGGAAATAACGATAATCATGCGCTTCCTCTTTGCTACGCATTACTTTTGTCTCTTCCTTTTCCTCTAACCAGCGCATCGTTTGATGCGTCACTTTTTCCCCCGCGTCCAGCACCTCTTGTTGACGCTTCTGCTCATAATAGAGTGCCCGCTCAACATTGCGGAAGGAGTTTAAGTTTTTCAGTTCTGTCTTGGTACCAAAAGCTTCTTGTCCAACTGGGCGCAAGCTTATGTTAGCGTCACAGCGGAGCGATCCTTCCTCCATCTTCACATCGGATACATCCGTATACTGCATAATCAACTTCAATTTTTCTAAGTAAGCACGCGCTTCTGCCGGAGTACGTAAATCTGGCTCAGACACAATCTCGATCAGAGGTACTCCCACACGGTTAAAGTCGACGAGTGAGCTTTCTCCGCTCTCCTCATGTTGTAATTTACCCGCATCTTCCTCTAAATGAACACGAGTAATACCAATCCGCTTTGTTTCTCCTTCTACCTCAATATCAATCCAGCCATGCTCTCCAATGGGCTGATCGTACTGCGAAATCTGATATGCTTTCGGACAATCAGGATAAAAGTAGTTTTTACGATCAAATTTACTAATTTCCGCTATCTCACAATGTAACGCCATCGCTGCTTTCATTGCAAGGTGAACCGCTTTCTTATTCAGCATCGGCAGTACACCAGGATGTCCTAAACATATCGGACATGTTTGTGTATTGGGTTCCTTACCGAAGTCGGTAGAGCATCCACAAAAAATCTTCGACTGAGTAGATAGCTCTACATGAACCTCAATACCGATGACGGTTTCGTATCGAGTCATTATGCTTCACCGCCTTCGAGGTCTAGTTTGGGAAGACGTTCGCCATGTTGTTCATATGCATAAGCCGTATTGAGCAGGTTCGCTTCAGAGAAAGCAGGACCAATTAATTGCAGACCGATGGGTAGACCATCTACCCGTCCACAAGGAAGACTCATCGCAGGTAAACCTGCTAAGTTAACAGGGACCGTGCAAATATCATTGAGATACATCGTGAGTGGATCATCTACCTTTTCTCCCGCCATAAAAGCAGGGGTCGGGGTAGTTGGCCCTAAGATCACATCATAGTCTTGGAAAATCGACTCAAAATCCTGTCGAATAAGTGTCCGCACCTTTTGTGCTTTCAAATAGTATGCATCATAATATCCCGAGCTGAGTGTATAGGTTCCCAACATAATTCTCCGCTTTACTTCTGCCCCAAACCCTTCACTACGCGTCCGGTGATACAAGTCCAAGAGATTTTCTCCTTCGATGCGCTGTCCATACCGCACACCATCATAGCGAGCTAAATTTGAAGAAGCTTCCGCCGGGGCCAGCAAATAATAGGTAGCAACAGCATAATCAGAGTGAGGCAAAGAGACCTCTTCTACTACAGCTCCTAGCCCTTCTAACACCCGGATCGCTGCCTCGATCTTCTCTTTCACACCTGGATCGATTCCAGCGCCCATCATCTCTTTTGGAACCCCGATTTTAAGCCCTTTAATCTCACCCGTAAGCGCGCTCACATAATCAGGGATCTCTACATTAGCAGACGTGGAGTCATATGCATCATGACCTGCAATCGCTTGTAAGACATAAGCTGAGTCCCTAACATCCTTGGTTAATGGACCAATCTGATCAAGCGACGAAGCAAACGCAACCAACCCATAGCGGGAAACCAATCCATACGTCGGTTTTAACCCGACCACTCCACAAAATGCTGCAGGCTGGCGAATCGAGCCTCCCGTATCCGATCCTAACGCGAAAGCTACTTCGCCAGCAGCAACGGCTGCTGCTGAGCCACCGCTAGATCCACCCGGCACTCGCTTTAAATCCCATGGGTTATGTACCGGATAATAACCTGAGTTCTCATTAGAAGAACCCATCGCAAACTCATCCATATTGGTTTTTCCGATTGTGATCGTGTGCGCAGCATTTAATTTTTGTACAACAGTCGCATCATAGATCGCCTCGTAGTTTTGCAATAACTTGCTCCCACATGTAGTAGGTAACCCCTTCGTCGCCATATTATCTTTGATCCCTACTGGAAGTGCCGATAGCGTTGATAATGTCTCCCCGCTCTTCACCCTTTCCCCCAACTCGAAAGCGCGAGCCCGCGCTCCCTCTTCATCCACCATTAAAAAAGCTTGTACTTTCCCATCTACTTTCTTTATGCGAGTAAGTGATTCTTCCACCAAATCGGTCGGTGTAATTTCCTTAGCTACTAACCGTTTATGTATGTCGCTTATCGGTTCATGTAACAATGACATACTATCCCTCCTCAGTCTTCAAATACAGCGGGTACGCGTACTTGTCCATCTTTTTGATCTGGTGCATTTTTTAACGCTTCTTCTCTAGTAAGCGAAGGGCGGACTTCGTCTTCGCGCAACACATTGACGAGTGGAAGCACATGACTGGTTGGCTCTACGTCACTTGTGTCTAATTCATTCAATTTATCGGCAAACTGAAGGATATCATTTAGCTGACTAGTATAATTGGTTACTTCCTCTTCTGTAAGAGTTAAGCGTGCCAAATTAGCAATATGTTTTACATCAGTACTGGAAATACTCAACTTACGTCACCTCCACTTATTAAAACCAAGCCTTTATCATACAGCCAGTATAGCACAAAATCCTTCTAAACCTTAGCCCTTCCATGGAACGACTCCTAGTGCGTGTACATATACTTATAGCGAAAAAGGAGGTTATGCCGATGAGCTTACCTGAACGCGCGCAAAACCGTTCAGCTGAACTTGACCCATTTTCGACCTTTCGTCAAGAAATAGATCGCATG
This sequence is a window from Mechercharimyces sp. CAU 1602. Protein-coding genes within it:
- a CDS encoding O-antigen ligase produces the protein MKEKLRSIYNTLDQREKFVLALYISILISPVIPVLILAWMGIQSVVQRQFNWKVKAWPEGFFLLLMAISLLSWVLEPVYYYGIPIVLIPMLTFFLYYTLSLWVKSLGWTWRQIQRVYLLFWLLGLYPAVVATLQRLGWFPMYKEPLLFILGYYPLQNISHTRVVATALNSNLAAAMFICLALISIYAAYVLTVKWQKWFALACFFFYCTTIWFTGSRGAWVGLLIGLLVQVWMTGNRKRTVGLFLSLVGLAALVYTNRTLIPREETLFATAKVRIGVWQNSFQIFLDHWALGTLPLRFGQLFYERTGDTINHAHNTFLSVASEYGVAGFVGFCLLVVLTISRARRWRKDAILRVEKRLAGMLTSVVVALLSHGMYDHPIQTPQIGLLFFFSVILIHDQYERSRPHKLSS
- a CDS encoding LuxR C-terminal-related transcriptional regulator, which gives rise to MNGNHITVPSGLFLLQSLVQFEQTLLHHRSLHDLLNQTLHHICTLTPFTRGCLFWHSPLSHLPGQIYTYRVEEGEVSNTVKPFYPIQEFCPMLSTGRPLYLNNVSPYIPSKWVEQFHLSSVYVVPLRGQHQKLAGVFILDIDGRPFQPTSELSHLLETLHLQILLAIRPYLMPNSTTSPSPLSTREQQVLQQIAKGYNTKKIAQSLLISDHTVNEYASSILYKLEAKNRAEAVAVGLRKGWIE
- the rlmD gene encoding 23S rRNA (uracil(1939)-C(5))-methyltransferase RlmD, with the protein product MSKPPVQPGERVTIEITGQSHSGDGIGRVDGFTLFVPQAIPGEIVEVQVVQVKKTYGKAHVKSWEKESPARVQPPCPIYDRCGGCQVQHLSYTAQLEMKREQVQDQFERIAKLSHVHIHPVKGMDNPWQYRNKAQVPVAKNKGKIVAGFYQAGTHHIIDMDQCLIQRPENDETVRMVKEIAQECGLSIYNEKTHQGLLRHIIVRTGVKTNEQMVILVTNGKELPQQAKVVRALQSRLPQVKSIVHNINQQKNNVIMGRENKLLWGEPYIQDMIGKVTFSISPHSFYQVNPEQTEVLYEQVRQYAQLSGTETVIDAYCGIGTIALYLAEHAGYVYGIESVPQAIEDAKKNASLNGVEHVHFEAGLAEEVMPQWQQQGITPEVVVVDPPRKGCAPELLDAIVEMNPDRLVYVSCNPSTLARDSRYLQEKGWLIQEVQPVDMFPQTSHVECVAWFKAPCRK
- a CDS encoding YegS/Rv2252/BmrU family lipid kinase; protein product: MRRARLIYNPSAGREAVERKLSAILNKLEECGLQTSCHATTGRWDAAEAAKQAGENGYDVVIAAGGDGTIHEVINGLSVLDQRPQLGIIPGGTSNDFARALGLPRDLLQATEVLGKGSGKKVDIGKVNGRYFLNVAAAGSLTEITYEVPSRLKTVLGQAAYYAKGLERLSKLVEPFPVELKTASHSYEEELILLIVANSPAIGGFPRLAPQATMTDGKLDVLGVRKCGLPDLIHLISLLLKGEHPQDSHVLYFQTDRVEVHSSSEMQLNVDGEWGGTVSGTFEVFPHHLELIC
- the gatB gene encoding Asp-tRNA(Asn)/Glu-tRNA(Gln) amidotransferase subunit GatB translates to MTRYETVIGIEVHVELSTQSKIFCGCSTDFGKEPNTQTCPICLGHPGVLPMLNKKAVHLAMKAAMALHCEIAEISKFDRKNYFYPDCPKAYQISQYDQPIGEHGWIDIEVEGETKRIGITRVHLEEDAGKLQHEESGESSLVDFNRVGVPLIEIVSEPDLRTPAEARAYLEKLKLIMQYTDVSDVKMEEGSLRCDANISLRPVGQEAFGTKTELKNLNSFRNVERALYYEQKRQQEVLDAGEKVTHQTMRWLEEKEETKVMRSKEEAHDYRYFPEPDLVKLELDPVWKESVRAQIPELPDTRQQRYINECGLSRYDASILVSAKSTADFFDATMEQGADAKLAANWITGELLAFLNKEERMLSDILLSPASLTKMITLIQQGTISNKIGKKVFRELIEHGGDPEQIVKDKGWVQISDEGKLEEMVVAVLQENPQSVIDYRNGKDRALGFLVGQVMKQTRGQANPQMVNEMILKKMND
- the gatA gene encoding Asp-tRNA(Asn)/Glu-tRNA(Gln) amidotransferase subunit GatA gives rise to the protein MSLLHEPISDIHKRLVAKEITPTDLVEESLTRIKKVDGKVQAFLMVDEEGARARAFELGERVKSGETLSTLSALPVGIKDNMATKGLPTTCGSKLLQNYEAIYDATVVQKLNAAHTITIGKTNMDEFAMGSSNENSGYYPVHNPWDLKRVPGGSSGGSAAAVAAGEVAFALGSDTGGSIRQPAAFCGVVGLKPTYGLVSRYGLVAFASSLDQIGPLTKDVRDSAYVLQAIAGHDAYDSTSANVEIPDYVSALTGEIKGLKIGVPKEMMGAGIDPGVKEKIEAAIRVLEGLGAVVEEVSLPHSDYAVATYYLLAPAEASSNLARYDGVRYGQRIEGENLLDLYHRTRSEGFGAEVKRRIMLGTYTLSSGYYDAYYLKAQKVRTLIRQDFESIFQDYDVILGPTTPTPAFMAGEKVDDPLTMYLNDICTVPVNLAGLPAMSLPCGRVDGLPIGLQLIGPAFSEANLLNTAYAYEQHGERLPKLDLEGGEA
- the gatC gene encoding Asp-tRNA(Asn)/Glu-tRNA(Gln) amidotransferase subunit GatC, which codes for MSISSTDVKHIANLARLTLTEEEVTNYTSQLNDILQFADKLNELDTSDVEPTSHVLPLVNVLREDEVRPSLTREEALKNAPDQKDGQVRVPAVFED